The following proteins come from a genomic window of Rutidosis leptorrhynchoides isolate AG116_Rl617_1_P2 chromosome 10, CSIRO_AGI_Rlap_v1, whole genome shotgun sequence:
- the LOC139870293 gene encoding uncharacterized protein: MKILSLNVRGFGVAGKFSWVKELCFNEKPDIAVFQETKCRNLNDFWVNCVVGGDFFLAIRGNWVGSGHDTILVNVYGPHNDVDKKKMWDDLDKLMAGVDSGWVLCGDFNEVRTGLDRVNCVFHKARARRFNEFIVRNNLIEIPINGRKFMRISDDDFGHKPFKIFDEWLNRDGIDSVISEGWNKEVRGFRKDCIFRDKLKNVKTELRGWSKKEFGELDEEILTLKNIAHNWELKAESGTLSENDRMCWLESRKKWLAKEKIKVGMLRKSKKIFVTTLRRYLAQIRPAGSGGTFRVTMASNGGPGLSDGPVTADTSGLFTVPVSLQDQGAVGPGQLNSDGPAQAVTWPDLLHISHENANMLESVFTENEVWDAIKGCGSTKAPGPDGFNLRFYKKYWQDIKDDLMQAIEVFWSSGRISNGCNASFITLVPKRQDPSVLNDYRPISLIGSYYKIIAKLLSNRLRKVIPNLVGFEQSAFIKGRNILDGALIANETFNFLKHYRLKSLIFKVDFEKAFDCLNWDYLMEIMEIMGFGSKWRGWILSCLKSASVSILVNGSPTSEFKLERGVRQGDPLSPFLFIIAAEGLNVLTKRAVLTKRFLGVEIGSEKILISHLQYADDTIFFGEWSILNLRNLFKLLKCFELSSGLKVNYLKSTLYGVGIEEAEINKMASLFGCKSSSFPFTYLGLPVGGKMNKLESWNPVLDKFSKILSDWKARTVSYGGCLTLVKSVLNSLPLFKTKTNDLWVKVISSIYGSSGGLLGPFDNNVIPYNSVWTNIIKAGSSIDELGISFRNSFIRKVGNGNTTSFWNDLWVGNVEFKNRFKRLAHLETNLEASVGSRVLGNGAEQRFNGSWIREPSGRAKGELEELQGLLRSVTLQSDKPDSWCWNMCNSGIFKTKILAEHIDSKILHVNSSSSSGTIRNSLVPKKVEVFIWRVLKGRIPVLIELDKRGVDLNSVRCPTCDNDIENINHFILSCDKTRDVWAKIFDWWTVPRPQNLTVRSLVDGSTGSLGSDVGRDVWQARDPPGAAYMALQTPGMGHLWAFLDGCLSSKNVEERGHGSNVSCCDW; this comes from the exons ATGAAGATTCTATCATTAAATGTTCGTGGGTTTGGGGTTGCGGGGAAATTCAGCTGGGTTAAAGAGTTATGTTTTAATGAGAAGCCGGATATTGCGGTGTTTCAAGAAACTAAGTGTAGGAACCTAAATGATTTTTGG GTTAATTGTGTAGTTGGAGGAGACTTCTTCTTAGCAATTAGGGGTAATTGGGTTGGGTCGGGTCATGACACGATACTTGTAAATGTATATGGACCGCATAATGATGTTGACAAGAAGAAAATGTGGGATGATCTTGATAAATTGATGGCGGGGGTTGATTCGGGTTGGGTTTTATGTGGGGATTTTAATGAGGTACGAACCGGTTTGGATAGAGTCAATTGTGTATTCCATAAAGCCCGTGCAAGAAGATTCAATGAATTCATTGTGAGAAATAACTTAATCGAGATTCCTATCAACGGTAGGAAATTCATGCGTATTAGTGATGATG ACTTTGGCCATAAACCTTTCAAAATTTTTGATGAATGGTTAAATAGAGATGGCATCGATAGTGTTATTTCCGAGGGTTGGAATAAGGAGGTTCGTGGATTTAGGAAAGATTGCATCTTTCGTGATAAACTCAAAAATGTGAAAACCGAGCTAAGAGGGTGGAGTAAAAAGGAATTTGGTGAACTTGACGAAGAGATATTGACATTGAAAAATATTGCTCATAATTGGGAATTAAAGGCGGAAAGTGGTACCCTTTCCGAAAATGATCGAATGTGTTGGTTGGAGTCCCGTAAGAAGTGGCTAGCAAAAGAAAAAATCAAAGTGGGAATGTTAAG GAAATCAAAGAAAATATTCGTGACCACTTTAAGAAGATATTTAGCTCAAATCAGACCTGCTGGTTCAGGAGGCACCTTTCGTGTTACCATGGCATCTAATGGTGGGCCTGGGCTTTCTGATGGGCCTGTAACAGCCGACACTTCTGGCCTGTTTACTGTTCCCGTTAGTCTGCAAGATCAAGGGGCTGTTGGGCCTGGCCAGCTTAACTCTGATGGGCCTGCACAAGCTGTTACCTGGCCTGATCTGTTACATATTTCGCATGAGAATGCCAACATGCTGGAGTCTGTCTTTACTGAAAACGAAGTCTGGGATGCAATTAAAGGTTGTGGGAGTACGAAAGCACCCGGGCCGGACGGGTTCAACTTgaggttttataaaaaatattggCAAGACATCAAAGATGATTTAATGCAAGCTATAGAGGTGTTTTGGAGTTCGGGCAGGATATCAAACGGATGCAACGCTTCCTTCATCACCTTAGTACCCAAAAGGCAAGACCCATCGGTGCTTAATGATTATCGACCTATTAGTCTAATTGGTAGTTACTACAAAATCATCGCGAAGCTACTCTCTAATAGACTTAGAAAGGTTATCCCAAACCTTGTTGGTTTCGAGCAAAGTGCATTCATAAAAGGTAGAAATATTCTTGATGGAGCCTTGATTGCGAATGAAACTTTCAACTTCTTAAAGCATTACCGGTTAAAGAGTTTAATTTTCAAAGTTGACTTTGAGAAGGCGTTCGATTGCTTGAATTGGGATTACTTAATGGAGATCATGGAAATAATGGGGTTTGGTTCCAAATGGAGAGGTTGGATCCTTTCTTGTCTCAAGTCGGCCTCGGTCTCGATTCTTGTTAATGGCTCACCCACGAGCGAATTTAAATTAGAAAGAGGGGTTCGGCAAGGAGACCCGTTATCACCGTTCCTTTTCATAATCGCGGCCGAAGGATTAAACGTTTTAACCAAACGGGCAGTCCTTACTAAAAGATTTTTAGGTGTTGAAATTGGCTCCGAGAAAATCCTTATCTCGCACCTTCAATATGCGGACGACACGATATTTTTTGGGGAATGGAGCATACTAAACCTTCGTAACCTTTTCAAACTCCTAAAATGTTTTGAGCTCTCCTCGGGACTAAAAGTCAACTATCTTAAAAGCACATTGTACGGAGTTGGGATTGAGGAAGCTGAAATAAATAAGATGGCTTCTTTATTTGGGTGCAAGTCCAGCTCCTTTCCTTTCACATACCTTGGCCTTCCGGTTGGTGGTAAAATGAATAAACTTGAAAGTTGGAACCCGGTTTTGGATAAGTTCTCTAAAATACTCTCGGATTGGAAAGCACGTACGGTGTCATACGGTGGATGCTTGACCCTTGTTAAATCAGTGTTGAATAGCCTCCCGTT GTTTAAAACCAAAACCAACGACTTGTGGGTTAAAGTTATATCGAGCATTTATGGGTCCTCGGGGGGTCTCTTGGGTCCCTTTGATAATAATGTGATACCTTACAATTCGGTGTGGACTAATATTATTAAAGCAGGATCTAGTATTGATGAGCTTGGAATCTCCTTTAGGAACTCGTTTATCAGGAAGGTTGGTAATGGGAACACGACTTCTTTTTGGAATGATCTTTGGGTTGGGAATGTTGAGTTTAAAAATAGGTTCAAGCGACTTGCTCATTTGGAAACAAACCTGGAGGCTTCGGTTGGATCTAGGGTGCTGGGAAATGGTGCAGAACAGAGGTTTAATGGGAGCTGGATACGCGAACCTTCAGGTCGGGCAAAGGGTGAACTAGAGGAGCTTCAGGGGCTGCTACGTTCGGTTACCTTACAGTCGGACAAACCTGACTCTTGGTGCTGGAACATGTGCAATTCAGGTATCTTCAAAACCAAGATCCTTGCGGAACATATTGATTCAAAAATTCTTCATGTGAACTCCTCTTCTTCTTCGGGAACTATACGCAACTCACTTGTTCCCAAGAAAGTTGAGGTGTTTATATGGAGGGTTTTAAAAGGAAGGATCCCGGTTTTAATTGAGTTAGATAAGAGGGGAGTTGATCTAAATTCGGTACGTTGTCCTACTTGTGATAATGATATCGAAAACATCAACCACTTCATCTTGTCTTGTGATAAAACTCGTGATGTCTGGGCGAAAATCTTCGATTGGTGGACGGTTCCAAGACCTCAGAACTTAACTGTTAGATCGCTCGTTGATGGGAGTACGGGCTCACTTGGGTCGGATGTGGGACGTGATGTTTGGCAAGCG CGTGATCCTCCCGGTGCCGCCTACATGGCCTTACAAACGCCAGGAATGGGGCATTTGTGGGCATTTCTCGATGGGTGTTTGTCTTCAAAAAACGTAGAAGAGAGAGGGCATGGGAGTAACGTGTCCTGTTGTGATTGGTGA